A region from the Hypomesus transpacificus isolate Combined female chromosome 11, fHypTra1, whole genome shotgun sequence genome encodes:
- the cxcl12a gene encoding chemokine (C-X-C motif) ligand 12a (stromal cell-derived factor 1) has translation MDLKLLALMAVLTVVTYVPVSHAKPLSLVERCWCRTTASTVPQRSIRELRFLHTPNCPFQVIAKLKNNKEVCINPETKWLQQYLKNAINKMKRSKQAN, from the exons ATGGATTTGAAATTATTGGCGTTGATGGCTGTGTTAACAGTGGTGACGTATGTGCCTGTTTCACATG ccaAGCCCCTCAGTCTGGTGGAGAGGTGCTGGTGTCGTACGACAGCCAGTACCGTCCCCCAGCGCAGCATCCGTGAGCTAAGGTTCCTACACACTCCCAATTGCCCCTTCCAAGTGAT AGCCAAACTGAAGAACAACAAGGAAGTGTGTATCAACCCAGAGACCAAGTGGCTGCAGCAGTACCTGAAGAATGCCATAAACAA gATGAAAAGATCCAAACAGGCCAACTAG